One window of the Prochlorococcus marinus CUG1438 genome contains the following:
- a CDS encoding glucose-6-phosphate dehydrogenase assembly protein OpcA → MKPQLTLQTPLELPYQEISNYLNKLWISEDKDNTGANTFTLIVWQPAWLEQCLVQKGLVNGPITGNLSPEIIEVAKKFILDRGLPITTALNSEELLNLLREDLSNKDFEDFRGQFFESSISTLNPRRLVTLAPTLNKNSDFKTFVSAYCPLSDTSTMQPICGDLVVIRGNPDSIAHKGLKIIDELSIDELPSWLWWNGSLDESPDVFEYFAKCGLRLIIDTALGSPKRCLKVLDQLNNSNKAINDLNWVRLKNWRESLAMIFDPPSRRPILDHITDIDIDIAGDHMIQALFLISWISDKLGWSFLRVERNTESTKIEFERINGEIISASINPLSLGNPSIHLGQVIGLRLISKISEVQKNNTCVILGCESVECMRLEAGGMANMELIEQVVPNSFSTSEYDVSKLLGSSRGNTSPLFENSIKIALQIFDSFNK, encoded by the coding sequence ATGAAACCTCAATTAACACTCCAAACTCCATTAGAGCTACCTTATCAGGAAATTTCTAATTACCTTAATAAATTATGGATTTCAGAAGATAAAGATAATACTGGAGCCAATACTTTTACATTGATCGTCTGGCAGCCTGCTTGGCTAGAACAATGTTTAGTTCAAAAAGGACTAGTAAATGGACCAATTACTGGAAACTTAAGTCCAGAGATAATTGAAGTTGCTAAAAAATTTATATTAGATCGAGGACTTCCCATAACTACTGCCCTTAATAGTGAAGAACTATTAAATTTGTTGAGGGAAGATTTATCTAATAAAGACTTTGAAGACTTTAGAGGTCAATTTTTTGAATCATCAATAAGTACATTGAATCCGAGAAGATTAGTGACTCTAGCGCCAACACTAAATAAAAATTCAGATTTCAAAACTTTTGTGTCCGCTTACTGTCCATTAAGTGATACCTCAACTATGCAACCGATATGTGGGGATTTAGTTGTTATAAGGGGGAACCCAGACTCAATAGCCCATAAAGGATTAAAAATAATTGATGAATTATCTATTGATGAATTACCTTCTTGGTTGTGGTGGAATGGAAGCTTGGATGAATCTCCTGATGTTTTCGAATATTTTGCTAAATGTGGTCTAAGGTTAATAATTGATACGGCTCTCGGATCGCCTAAAAGATGTTTAAAAGTTTTAGATCAATTAAATAATTCAAATAAAGCTATTAATGATTTGAATTGGGTTAGATTGAAAAATTGGAGAGAATCATTGGCAATGATTTTTGATCCGCCTTCGAGAAGACCGATTTTAGATCATATTACTGATATTGATATTGATATTGCAGGAGATCATATGATTCAAGCTTTGTTTTTGATCTCATGGATTAGTGATAAACTTGGTTGGTCTTTTCTAAGGGTTGAAAGGAATACAGAATCAACAAAAATTGAATTTGAAAGAATTAATGGTGAAATAATTTCAGCATCAATTAATCCCTTATCCTTGGGAAATCCAAGTATTCATTTAGGACAAGTTATTGGATTGAGATTGATTTCAAAAATTAGTGAGGTTCAAAAAAATAACACTTGTGTAATACTTGGTTGTGAATCAGTGGAGTGTATGAGACTTGAAGCAGGGGGAATGGCTAATATGGAATTAATAGAACAAGTTGTTCCAAATTCTTTTTCTACATCAGAGTATGATGTTAGTAAGTTATTGGGCAGTAGTAGAGGTAACACAAGTCCTCTTTTTGAAAATTCCATTAAAATAGCTCTTCAAATATTTGATAGTTTTAATAAATAA
- a CDS encoding glucose-6-phosphate dehydrogenase, producing the protein MPSTLSNPLRLGLRQERVISPQCLVIFGASGDLTHRKLIPALFELYLQRRIPSEFGIIGCARRPWTDDEFRQKMRAKLSNQISGKEREWDQFSNYLFYEPVDLQKSDHVVRLSKRLNEIDKTQATHGNRTFYLSVSPNYYASGCKALKSAGLLDDSKKSRLVIEKPFGKDYSSAKKLNKIVQSCAEESQIYRIDHYLGKETVQNILVLRFANTIFEPIWNRNYISSVQITSSETVGVEDRAGYYESSGALRDMLQNHMTQMLAVTAMEPPGKFEPEAIRNEKAKVLQASKLADENEPWNCCIRGQYGEGGNISNRLKGYRQEDGVNSNSTTETYIATKVFVDNWRWQGVPFYLRTGKRLPKRLGEIVLTFKDVPVHLFESTIINPAPNQLILRIQPNEGATFKFEVKSPGSGMKSRPVEMEFSYDESFGEPSDEGYVRLLADAMLSDPTLFTRSDEVEAAWKLYTPLIELMDNSPWKLPIYNYESMTWGPPESDQLLSKDNIFWRRP; encoded by the coding sequence ATGCCTTCAACTCTAAGTAATCCTCTAAGATTAGGTTTACGGCAAGAAAGAGTCATTTCTCCACAATGCTTAGTAATTTTTGGTGCGAGTGGAGATCTTACTCATAGAAAATTAATACCAGCCTTATTTGAACTCTATTTGCAAAGAAGAATTCCTAGTGAATTTGGAATTATTGGCTGTGCCAGAAGACCTTGGACTGATGATGAGTTTAGACAAAAGATGAGAGCAAAGCTATCCAATCAAATATCTGGTAAAGAAAGGGAGTGGGATCAATTTTCTAATTATCTTTTCTATGAACCAGTTGACTTACAAAAAAGTGATCACGTCGTAAGACTTTCTAAAAGATTAAATGAAATTGATAAAACACAAGCTACTCATGGGAATAGAACATTTTATTTATCAGTATCTCCGAATTATTATGCAAGTGGATGTAAAGCTCTTAAGTCGGCTGGCCTTTTAGATGACTCCAAGAAAAGTCGTTTAGTTATTGAAAAACCTTTTGGAAAAGATTATTCAAGTGCAAAAAAACTGAATAAGATCGTTCAAAGTTGCGCTGAAGAAAGTCAGATTTACAGGATTGATCATTATTTAGGTAAAGAAACAGTTCAGAATATTCTTGTTTTGAGGTTTGCTAACACTATTTTTGAACCAATCTGGAACAGAAATTATATATCAAGTGTTCAAATTACATCATCTGAAACAGTAGGTGTGGAAGATAGAGCAGGTTATTACGAAAGCTCTGGTGCTTTAAGAGATATGCTTCAAAATCATATGACTCAAATGCTGGCCGTTACTGCTATGGAACCTCCCGGAAAATTTGAACCAGAAGCAATAAGAAATGAAAAAGCTAAGGTTCTTCAAGCTTCAAAACTTGCTGATGAAAATGAGCCATGGAATTGTTGTATAAGAGGTCAATATGGAGAAGGTGGAAATATCTCAAATCGACTCAAAGGATATAGACAGGAAGATGGTGTTAATAGTAATAGCACAACAGAAACTTATATTGCTACAAAAGTTTTCGTTGATAACTGGCGTTGGCAAGGGGTTCCTTTTTATTTGAGAACAGGGAAAAGACTACCAAAAAGACTTGGAGAAATTGTTTTGACTTTCAAAGACGTTCCTGTTCATTTATTTGAATCAACAATAATAAATCCCGCCCCAAATCAACTTATCCTTAGGATTCAGCCAAATGAAGGTGCAACTTTCAAATTTGAGGTTAAATCTCCTGGTTCTGGAATGAAATCCAGACCTGTTGAGATGGAATTTTCTTATGATGAATCTTTTGGAGAACCTTCAGATGAAGGCTATGTAAGATTATTAGCTGATGCAATGCTTTCTGACCCAACTTTATTTACTCGAAGTGATGAAGTAGAGGCGGCCTGGAAACTTTATACGCCATTAATAGAATTGATGGATAATTCTCCTTGGAAGTTACCTATTTATAATTATGAATCTATGACGTGGGGCCCTCCTGAATCTGATCAATTACTGTCAAAAGATAATATTTTCTGGCGCAGACCTTAA